Proteins encoded within one genomic window of Planifilum fulgidum:
- a CDS encoding DegV family protein: MGRVKVITDSTADIPAELIRELDIGVVPLKVHMGGTSYLDGVTIKAEEFYRKLRESSELPTTSQPSPIDFVEAYREAAKEGDTDILSIHLSSALSGTYQSALLAKSMVENEFKVTVLDSKKASFAIGLIVVEVARAAKAGKSIDECVALANRMIEKEQVLFLVDTLDYLQKGGRIGKAAALVGSLLNIKPILSLSDQGEVCPVDKVRGGSKAEARVFELLREKVAAGSRVIAGVVHAERKAKAEEWADKLRELYEVKELTITDVGPVIGTHTGPGVVGIILYAE, encoded by the coding sequence GTGGGCCGAGTGAAAGTGATCACGGACAGCACGGCGGATATTCCCGCCGAATTGATTCGGGAACTGGACATCGGAGTGGTGCCCCTGAAGGTGCATATGGGGGGGACCTCTTATCTTGACGGCGTGACCATCAAAGCGGAGGAGTTTTACCGGAAGCTGCGCGAGTCCTCGGAACTTCCGACCACATCCCAGCCGTCGCCGATCGATTTTGTGGAGGCGTATCGGGAAGCGGCCAAGGAGGGAGACACGGACATTTTGTCCATCCATCTTTCTTCGGCCCTGAGCGGCACCTATCAATCGGCCCTCTTGGCCAAGTCGATGGTGGAAAACGAGTTCAAGGTGACGGTGCTGGATTCGAAAAAGGCCTCCTTTGCCATCGGTCTGATCGTTGTGGAAGTGGCCCGGGCGGCCAAGGCCGGGAAGTCGATCGATGAGTGCGTCGCCCTGGCCAACCGGATGATCGAGAAAGAGCAGGTCCTGTTTTTGGTGGACACGCTGGATTATCTGCAGAAGGGGGGAAGGATCGGCAAGGCAGCGGCCCTTGTCGGATCGCTGCTGAATATCAAGCCGATTCTCTCCCTCAGCGATCAGGGGGAAGTCTGCCCCGTCGACAAGGTGAGAGGCGGGAGCAAGGCGGAGGCCCGGGTGTTCGAATTGCTTCGCGAGAAAGTGGCGGCCGGAAGCCGGGTGATTGCCGGAGTGGTCCACGCCGAACGGAAGGCCAAGGCGGAGGAATGGGCCGACAAATTGAGAGAACTATATGAGGTGAAGGAATTGACGATCACCGATGTGGGCCCGGTGATCGGCACCCACACGGGCCCCGGCGTGGTCGGCATCATCCTTTATGCGGAATGA
- the sdaAB gene encoding L-serine ammonia-lyase, iron-sulfur-dependent subunit beta: MKYRSVFDIIGPVMIGPSSSHTAGAARIGRAARRLFGRKPDRVLVTLYGSFAKTYRGHGTDIALIGGVLDFDTFDKRIVKSLEIAREQGIRVEFRESEEVPEHPNTVRLRLEDGRGAMEVVGVSIGGGKMEIVELNGFELKMTGNSPTLLVPHQDRYGAIAAVAGVLARHRINIGYMQVSRKEKGSEALMIIETDQPVEQEVLDEIAAQPGIEGATLFA, translated from the coding sequence ATGAAATATCGTTCGGTGTTTGACATCATCGGCCCGGTGATGATCGGTCCTTCCAGCTCCCACACGGCGGGGGCCGCCCGGATCGGCCGGGCCGCCCGGCGATTGTTCGGGAGAAAGCCCGACCGGGTGTTGGTGACGCTGTACGGCTCCTTTGCCAAGACCTACCGGGGGCACGGCACGGACATCGCCCTGATCGGCGGGGTGCTCGATTTTGACACCTTCGACAAGCGGATCGTGAAATCCCTGGAAATCGCCCGGGAGCAGGGGATCCGGGTGGAGTTCCGGGAATCGGAGGAGGTGCCCGAGCATCCCAACACGGTTCGGCTCCGCCTGGAAGACGGGCGGGGAGCGATGGAGGTGGTCGGCGTTTCCATCGGGGGCGGCAAGATGGAAATCGTGGAGTTGAACGGTTTCGAACTGAAGATGACCGGCAACTCCCCGACCCTGCTCGTTCCGCACCAGGATCGTTACGGAGCGATTGCCGCCGTCGCCGGGGTCCTTGCCCGGCATCGGATCAACATCGGGTATATGCAGGTCTCCCGCAAGGAAAAGGGGTCTGAAGCCCTGATGATCATCGAGACGGACCAGCCGGTGGAGCAGGAGGTGCTGGATGAGATCGCCGCCCAGCCGGGGATCGAGGGGGCCACTCTGTTCGCCTGA
- the sdaAA gene encoding L-serine ammonia-lyase, iron-sulfur-dependent, subunit alpha — protein sequence MRFRTVAELVEIAESEGIPISEVMIRSEMEATGQTRERIIKKMEESLEVMEKAIRRGLEEEVRSRSGLTGGDARRIDQYRRSAKVLLSGSHVLDAVAKATATSEVNAAMGTIVATPTAGSCGILPGCVFAAAEILGSDREQMVRALFVGGAIGYVIANNAFISGAAGGCQAEVGSATGMAAAAVVEMAGGTPSMSAEAVAIALKNMLGLVCDPVATLVEAPCVKRNAMGAAIAMVAADMALAGVRSVIPTDEVIEAMYRIGRDMPVSLKETALGGLAATPTGRALERKIFGTPTKE from the coding sequence ATGAGATTTCGAACCGTAGCTGAGCTGGTGGAGATTGCCGAGTCGGAGGGCATTCCCATCTCCGAAGTGATGATCCGCTCTGAAATGGAGGCGACGGGACAGACCCGGGAGCGGATTATTAAAAAAATGGAAGAAAGCCTGGAGGTCATGGAAAAGGCCATCCGCCGCGGCCTGGAGGAGGAGGTTCGCTCCCGCAGCGGATTGACGGGCGGAGACGCCCGCCGCATCGATCAATACCGAAGGAGCGCCAAGGTGTTGCTTTCCGGCAGCCACGTGCTGGATGCCGTCGCCAAGGCGACCGCCACCTCCGAGGTGAACGCGGCGATGGGGACGATCGTGGCCACACCGACGGCCGGTTCCTGCGGCATTCTTCCGGGGTGCGTATTCGCCGCGGCGGAAATTTTGGGAAGCGACCGGGAGCAGATGGTGCGCGCCCTGTTTGTCGGCGGAGCCATCGGATATGTGATCGCCAACAATGCGTTTATCTCCGGAGCGGCGGGGGGTTGCCAGGCGGAAGTGGGTTCCGCCACGGGAATGGCCGCTGCGGCGGTGGTGGAGATGGCCGGAGGAACGCCTTCCATGTCGGCGGAGGCGGTGGCCATCGCATTGAAAAACATGCTCGGCCTTGTGTGCGATCCCGTGGCCACGTTGGTGGAGGCTCCCTGCGTCAAGCGCAACGCGATGGGAGCGGCCATCGCCATGGTGGCGGCCGACATGGCCCTGGCCGGCGTCCGGAGCGTGATCCCCACGGATGAGGTGATCGAGGCGATGTACCGGATCGGTCGCGATATGCCGGTGTCGCTGAAGGAGACGGCCTTGGGAGGGCTGGCGGCCACCCCGACGGGTCGGGCGCTGGAGCGCAAGATCTTCGGGACGCCGACGAAGGAATGA
- the recG gene encoding ATP-dependent DNA helicase RecG: MKLSEIPVTQVAGVGEKRAEDLHRLGIETVEDLLTYFPFRYDDNRLTDLKRAGHGERITVRGEVFGETSIRWYGRKKSRLSGKLMVDGLPITVIWFNQPFLRDKLLPGKTIIVAGKWDRRRLQLTAERTLLDPRRQGFEADRLAPVYSVSGSIKVQWLRKAIHQAFVQFGRHIEEPLPEALVRRYRLMDRAKAMYLLHFPRGWEEGRQARRRMVYEELFLYELKIMALRRRIRRESRGIARKLDRKRIEAFIDALPFPLTRAQRRVVDEILTDMAKEEQMYRLLQGDVGSGKTVVAAIALYANHLSGYQGALMVPTEILAEQHAETLGKLLEPRGVRVVTLTGRLSARQRREVLRDIGNGSAHVVVGTHALIQEGVEYHRLGLVITDEQHRFGVKQRARLREKGESPDVLFMTATPIPRTLAITAFGEMDVSVIDEMPKGRQPVETHWVKPDVWPRVIRFIGERCRSGEQAYVICPLIEESEKMDLQNAQALYEELTKALAPLRVGLLHGKMAPDHKDEVMRRFAAGDVQVLVSTTVVEVGVNVPRATVMVIYDADRFGLAQLHQLRGRVGRGGGEAFCILVADPKSETGVERMRILTETVDGFEIARRDLELRGPGEFFGVKQSGMPEFRIADLSRDERILEVARADAWELVSRSDFWERKEWAPLHAFLKKEGLDNPSLD; the protein is encoded by the coding sequence ATGAAGTTGTCGGAAATCCCCGTCACCCAAGTGGCCGGCGTGGGGGAAAAGCGGGCGGAAGATCTGCACCGGTTGGGGATTGAAACGGTGGAGGATCTTTTGACCTATTTTCCCTTTCGGTACGATGACAACCGGTTGACCGACCTGAAAAGGGCCGGCCACGGGGAGCGGATCACCGTCCGGGGGGAGGTGTTCGGGGAGACGAGCATTCGCTGGTACGGCAGGAAAAAGTCCCGCCTCAGCGGAAAACTGATGGTCGACGGTCTCCCCATCACCGTGATCTGGTTCAACCAGCCCTTTTTGCGGGACAAGCTTTTGCCCGGCAAGACGATCATCGTCGCCGGCAAGTGGGATCGCCGCCGCTTGCAGCTCACTGCGGAACGCACCCTGCTCGATCCCCGGCGGCAGGGGTTTGAAGCGGACCGATTGGCTCCCGTCTATTCCGTCTCCGGATCGATCAAGGTGCAGTGGCTGCGGAAAGCCATTCATCAAGCCTTTGTCCAGTTTGGACGCCATATTGAAGAGCCTCTCCCGGAAGCGCTGGTCCGTCGATACCGCCTGATGGATCGGGCGAAAGCCATGTATCTCCTCCACTTTCCCCGGGGATGGGAAGAGGGGAGGCAGGCCCGGCGCCGGATGGTGTACGAGGAGCTTTTTTTGTACGAACTGAAAATCATGGCTTTAAGGCGCCGGATCCGACGGGAATCGAGAGGGATTGCGCGCAAGCTGGACCGGAAACGGATCGAAGCGTTTATCGACGCCCTTCCCTTTCCCTTGACCCGTGCCCAACGCCGTGTGGTGGATGAGATTCTGACCGACATGGCGAAGGAGGAGCAGATGTACCGCCTTTTGCAGGGGGATGTGGGATCGGGGAAAACGGTGGTGGCGGCGATTGCCTTGTATGCCAATCATCTGAGCGGCTATCAGGGCGCCCTGATGGTGCCGACGGAAATCCTGGCGGAACAGCATGCCGAAACCCTCGGAAAGCTGCTGGAGCCCCGCGGGGTGCGCGTGGTGACGCTGACGGGGCGCCTGTCCGCACGGCAGAGGCGGGAAGTTCTCAGGGATATCGGCAACGGATCCGCCCACGTGGTGGTGGGAACCCATGCCCTGATTCAGGAGGGGGTGGAGTACCACCGGCTGGGCCTGGTGATCACCGACGAACAGCACCGTTTCGGCGTGAAGCAGCGCGCCCGCCTGCGGGAAAAAGGGGAGTCTCCCGACGTGCTGTTCATGACGGCGACCCCCATTCCTCGCACGCTCGCAATCACCGCTTTCGGCGAGATGGATGTCTCCGTGATCGACGAGATGCCCAAGGGGAGACAGCCGGTGGAGACGCATTGGGTGAAACCCGATGTGTGGCCCCGGGTGATCCGGTTTATCGGCGAGCGGTGCCGGTCCGGGGAACAGGCCTATGTGATCTGCCCGCTGATTGAAGAGTCGGAAAAGATGGATCTGCAGAATGCCCAGGCCCTTTATGAAGAACTGACCAAAGCGCTGGCGCCCCTCCGGGTCGGACTGCTTCACGGCAAAATGGCGCCGGATCACAAGGATGAAGTGATGCGCCGCTTTGCGGCGGGGGATGTGCAGGTGCTGGTTTCCACCACGGTGGTGGAAGTGGGCGTCAACGTGCCCAGAGCGACCGTCATGGTAATCTATGACGCCGACCGCTTCGGGCTGGCCCAGTTGCATCAGCTTCGCGGCCGGGTCGGACGGGGCGGCGGCGAGGCGTTTTGCATTCTCGTGGCCGACCCGAAGTCGGAGACGGGCGTGGAGCGCATGCGGATCCTGACGGAAACCGTGGACGGGTTTGAGATTGCCCGAAGGGACCTGGAGCTGCGGGGCCCCGGGGAATTTTTCGGCGTGAAGCAGAGCGGAATGCCGGAATTCCGCATTGCCGATCTGTCCCGGGATGAGCGGATTTTGGAAGTGGCCCGGGCGGACGCCTGGGAGCTCGTGTCCCGCTCGGACTTTTGGGAGCGGAAGGAATGGGCGCCGCTGCATGCTTTCCTGAAAAAGGAAGGTCTGGACAACCCGAGCCTGGATTAA
- the rsmD gene encoding 16S rRNA (guanine(966)-N(2))-methyltransferase RsmD: MRVIAGSARGIRLKTVPGNRVRPTLDRAKETLFQVIGPYFDGGWVLDLFAGTGSLGIEALSRGCDRAVFVDRSRASVQTIRDNLQKTGFIERSEVHREDVRSALRKLVRRGIRFRLVFLDPPYRENLLVPVLKKVAEISLLRENGIVIAEHDFRLSPPDRVATLVAYRRLTFGEAAITLYAPDADE; encoded by the coding sequence ATGCGCGTAATTGCCGGCTCGGCCCGCGGCATCCGGTTGAAAACGGTTCCCGGAAATCGCGTTCGGCCGACGCTGGACCGGGCGAAGGAAACCCTGTTTCAGGTGATCGGCCCCTATTTCGACGGAGGCTGGGTCCTGGACCTGTTTGCGGGCACGGGCTCCCTCGGCATCGAAGCCCTGAGCCGGGGGTGTGACCGGGCTGTCTTCGTCGACCGATCCCGGGCCAGCGTGCAGACCATCAGGGACAATTTGCAAAAAACCGGTTTCATCGAGCGTTCGGAGGTGCATCGGGAGGACGTCCGGAGCGCCCTACGGAAGCTGGTTCGGCGGGGGATCCGGTTTCGGCTGGTTTTTTTGGATCCTCCCTACCGGGAGAACCTGCTTGTGCCGGTGCTGAAGAAAGTCGCCGAAATTTCCCTGCTCCGGGAAAACGGCATTGTCATCGCCGAACACGACTTTCGCCTTTCCCCGCCGGATCGGGTTGCTACGCTTGTGGCCTATCGGCGGCTGACCTTCGGAGAGGCGGCCATCACGCTGTACGCTCCGGACGCGGACGAATGA
- the coaD gene encoding pantetheine-phosphate adenylyltransferase produces MSIAVYPGSFDPITYGHLDIIRRGSRVFDRLIVAVLHNASKKPLFTLEERMELIREVTKGMPNVEVDSFDGLLVDYIRSVKADVILRGLRAISDFEYELQIASINREMNKEAETLFMMTNNKYSFLSSSIVKEFAKYGADVGELVPDVVKKALMIKYGHLPKD; encoded by the coding sequence ATGAGCATTGCGGTGTATCCAGGCAGTTTTGACCCGATTACATACGGACACCTGGACATTATCCGAAGGGGAAGTCGGGTCTTTGACAGGCTGATCGTGGCCGTGCTGCACAATGCCTCCAAGAAGCCCCTTTTCACCTTGGAGGAGCGGATGGAGTTGATCCGCGAGGTGACGAAGGGGATGCCCAATGTGGAGGTGGACAGTTTCGACGGACTGTTGGTGGATTATATCCGCTCCGTCAAGGCCGACGTCATCCTGAGGGGGCTTCGGGCGATTTCCGATTTCGAGTACGAACTGCAAATCGCCTCCATCAACCGGGAGATGAACAAGGAAGCGGAAACGTTGTTCATGATGACCAACAACAAATATTCTTTTCTCAGCTCCAGTATTGTCAAAGAATTTGCCAAATACGGAGCCGATGTGGGTGAATTGGTTCCCGACGTGGTGAAAAAGGCCCTGATGATCAAGTACGGTCATCTGCCGAAGGATTAA
- the ylbJ gene encoding sporulation integral membrane protein YlbJ: MQPRTSVHRNHLKTILFGTVAAFLVLSLLLYPEQAFDSALKGLKIWWDVVFPALLPFFVASEILMGFGVVHFMGVLLEPFMRPLFRVPGTGAFVMAMGLASGYPIGAKLTARLREQKLLSRSEGERLVSFTNTADPLFMFGAVAVGFFHDVSLGVVIAIAHYTSSLLVGLAMRFHDPRGDSTPPVPSDQSFFLLRAFRAMHQARLKDGRSLGQLMGDSVTSSIQTLLLVGGYIIMFSVITDVLTKIGVTELLAGFLGLLLSLLQIPTELAPALITGTFEITLGAQRASVAPETVDMVYKIAVAGVVTAWSGLSVHAQVASILSKTDIRYTPYFFARLLHGVLAGLITLIIWDPVHQYLLSDAAIPAFLQQVPEAGWTSMLERFLHIGGRALLLLTGMIVVATAIRWIRRTAAALRRAG, encoded by the coding sequence GTGCAACCCAGGACGTCTGTACACAGAAATCATTTGAAAACGATCCTGTTTGGAACAGTGGCGGCTTTCCTGGTTCTCTCGCTTCTTTTGTATCCGGAGCAGGCCTTCGACTCGGCCCTGAAGGGGCTGAAAATCTGGTGGGACGTGGTCTTTCCCGCCCTGCTCCCCTTTTTTGTCGCATCGGAAATCCTGATGGGTTTCGGCGTCGTTCACTTTATGGGAGTTCTGTTGGAGCCCTTCATGCGCCCCCTTTTCCGCGTTCCCGGAACGGGCGCCTTTGTCATGGCGATGGGACTGGCATCGGGCTATCCGATCGGCGCCAAACTGACGGCCCGCCTTCGGGAGCAGAAATTGCTCTCCCGCTCCGAGGGGGAAAGGCTGGTTTCCTTCACCAACACCGCGGATCCCCTGTTCATGTTCGGCGCCGTGGCCGTCGGATTTTTCCACGACGTTTCCCTCGGCGTGGTGATCGCCATCGCCCACTATACTTCCAGCCTGCTGGTCGGTCTGGCGATGCGGTTTCACGATCCGCGCGGGGATTCCACACCGCCTGTTCCCAGCGATCAATCCTTCTTTCTCCTGCGAGCGTTCCGGGCCATGCACCAGGCCCGGCTCAAGGACGGGCGCAGCCTGGGGCAGCTGATGGGAGACTCCGTCACTTCCTCCATCCAAACCCTGCTCCTCGTCGGAGGATACATCATCATGTTCTCCGTCATCACCGACGTCTTGACGAAAATCGGGGTCACCGAGCTGCTCGCCGGCTTTCTCGGCCTGTTGCTTTCCCTTCTGCAGATCCCGACGGAACTGGCACCCGCCCTGATCACCGGAACCTTTGAAATCACTCTGGGAGCCCAAAGGGCCAGCGTCGCCCCGGAAACGGTGGACATGGTCTACAAAATCGCCGTCGCCGGCGTGGTCACCGCCTGGAGCGGCCTTTCGGTCCACGCCCAGGTGGCCAGCATCCTGAGCAAAACCGACATCCGCTACACGCCCTATTTTTTCGCCCGGCTTCTGCACGGGGTCCTCGCCGGCCTGATCACCCTGATCATTTGGGATCCCGTTCATCAATATCTCCTGTCCGACGCCGCCATCCCGGCCTTTTTGCAGCAAGTTCCGGAAGCGGGATGGACCTCCATGCTGGAACGGTTCCTGCACATCGGCGGTAGGGCGCTCCTTCTGCTCACCGGGATGATCGTCGTCGCGACCGCCATCCGATGGATCCGGCGAACCGCGGCGGCGCTTCGCAGAGCCGGTTAA
- a CDS encoding patatin-like phospholipase family protein, with protein sequence MYLGEKGGNFLSRPKVGLALGSGAARGLAHIGVLKVLEREGIPVDMIAGSSMGSLIGVVYANGADLDMMEQLAIHLKRNQWLDFTLPRRGLITGDRIRELVRLLTHGKNLEDLRIPTSVIATDLTNGERVVFTTGPIDLAVRASVSIPGIFEPVEWEGRTLVDGGVIDRVPVSVVREMGADVVIAVDVIPPAGGLKIRNIFDVIAQSLEVMERQITHPQLLTADVALHPDLSDISPTAFTRVDVCIRRGEEAALAKLDEIRRAIGGDGRPER encoded by the coding sequence ATGTACCTTGGGGAAAAAGGGGGGAATTTTTTGTCACGGCCAAAAGTGGGGCTCGCTTTGGGGTCGGGGGCCGCGCGCGGGTTGGCCCACATCGGGGTGTTGAAAGTGCTGGAACGGGAGGGTATTCCGGTTGACATGATCGCCGGAAGCAGCATGGGCAGCCTGATCGGGGTGGTTTATGCCAACGGGGCCGATCTGGACATGATGGAACAGCTGGCGATTCATCTGAAGCGGAACCAGTGGCTCGATTTCACCCTTCCGCGCCGCGGATTGATCACCGGCGACCGGATCCGGGAACTGGTCCGGCTTCTCACCCATGGAAAAAACCTGGAGGATCTGCGCATTCCCACATCCGTGATCGCGACGGATTTGACCAACGGCGAGCGGGTGGTCTTCACGACGGGGCCGATCGACCTGGCGGTGCGGGCGAGCGTGTCGATTCCGGGGATTTTTGAGCCGGTGGAATGGGAAGGACGGACCCTGGTGGACGGGGGCGTCATCGACCGGGTGCCGGTCTCGGTGGTCAGGGAAATGGGGGCCGACGTGGTGATTGCCGTCGATGTGATTCCACCGGCGGGCGGGCTTAAAATCCGAAATATTTTCGACGTGATTGCCCAATCCTTAGAAGTGATGGAAAGGCAAATCACCCATCCGCAACTTTTGACGGCCGACGTGGCCCTCCATCCCGATCTGTCCGACATCAGTCCGACCGCGTTCACCCGGGTGGATGTGTGCATTCGCCGGGGGGAGGAGGCCGCCCTCGCCAAACTGGATGAAATCCGCCGGGCAATCGGCGGTGACGGCCGTCCTGAAAGGTGA
- a CDS encoding SepM family pheromone-processing serine protease codes for MNRRRWGILGLAVLLIVTAAWFIPAPYFVLRPGTAVPVLQLVDVAGGNFREKGRFLLTTVSVSEASALQCLFAWMIPGSSLVPREKLLEPGESPDAYRLRQREWMLLSQQNAIIAAFRHAGRPVEEILLGVKVLRTLSGMPAEGVLASGDRIVALDGRPIRTVPQLLRALKGRREGEAIRITLWRKGRKLERTLSLVRFSRAEGGQVGIGIVPVTERRVQTKPAVRIRADHIGGPSAGLMFALEILNQLTPEDLTRGLKIAGTGTLSAEGEVGQIGGVEQKVMAAEREGADLFFVPADVRPGDSNQSRAEAVVRKIGSRMKIVPVHSLEEAVGYLKRLGKERAEAPNIDTPANLAYNNPVLMARAGAL; via the coding sequence ATGAACCGCAGAAGATGGGGAATTCTTGGGCTTGCCGTCCTGCTCATCGTGACGGCCGCCTGGTTTATACCTGCCCCCTATTTCGTGCTTCGCCCCGGCACGGCGGTTCCCGTCCTGCAACTCGTCGACGTGGCCGGGGGAAATTTTCGCGAGAAGGGCCGGTTTTTGCTCACCACGGTGAGCGTCAGCGAAGCAAGCGCGCTTCAATGCCTCTTTGCCTGGATGATTCCCGGAAGCAGTCTGGTGCCCAGGGAGAAGTTGCTGGAGCCCGGGGAAAGCCCGGATGCATACCGCCTGCGTCAACGGGAGTGGATGCTGCTCTCGCAACAGAACGCCATCATCGCCGCCTTCCGCCACGCGGGACGGCCGGTCGAGGAGATCCTCCTGGGCGTGAAGGTGCTTCGGACCTTGTCCGGCATGCCCGCCGAGGGCGTCTTGGCTTCCGGCGACCGGATCGTGGCCTTGGACGGCCGCCCGATCCGAACCGTTCCGCAACTGCTCCGGGCGCTGAAGGGAAGGCGGGAGGGGGAAGCGATCCGCATCACCCTGTGGCGGAAGGGGAGAAAATTGGAGAGGACGCTTTCATTGGTCCGCTTTTCCCGGGCCGAGGGAGGACAGGTGGGAATCGGCATCGTTCCGGTAACGGAGCGCCGCGTCCAAACGAAGCCGGCGGTCCGCATCCGGGCCGATCACATCGGAGGCCCCTCCGCCGGGCTGATGTTCGCCCTGGAAATTCTCAACCAGTTGACACCCGAGGATTTGACGCGGGGGTTGAAGATCGCCGGCACCGGAACCCTTTCCGCCGAAGGGGAGGTGGGCCAAATCGGCGGGGTGGAACAGAAGGTGATGGCCGCGGAACGGGAGGGTGCCGATCTCTTCTTTGTTCCCGCCGACGTCCGCCCCGGGGATTCCAACCAGTCCCGGGCGGAGGCGGTCGTGCGGAAGATCGGCAGCCGCATGAAAATCGTCCCCGTCCATTCCCTGGAGGAAGCGGTCGGCTATTTGAAACGCTTGGGGAAAGAGCGGGCGGAAGCGCCGAACATTGACACACCCGCCAACTTGGCATATAATAACCCTGTTTTGATGGCCCGGGCGGGTGCCCTGTGA
- a CDS encoding YceD family protein — MRLYLPEIVRANKPLVREETIEFEGIEREVPQLVRLDPVRVRVKALEENGLFHVSAEQRARAVLTCSRCLSPFEKTLSGQWTQVFTNRADRAEEGEICFVEGDHIDLTPYVREAVLLEIPYAPVCREECRGLCPECGADRNRETCSCRTERIDPRLAVLKELQIPED, encoded by the coding sequence ATGCGTCTCTATCTGCCGGAAATAGTTCGGGCAAACAAGCCCTTGGTTCGCGAGGAGACGATCGAGTTTGAGGGGATTGAGCGGGAAGTTCCTCAGCTGGTCAGGCTGGATCCCGTACGGGTCCGTGTGAAGGCCTTGGAAGAGAACGGTCTCTTTCACGTCAGCGCCGAGCAGCGGGCCCGGGCGGTTCTCACCTGTTCCCGCTGCCTGTCCCCCTTTGAGAAAACCTTGTCGGGGCAGTGGACGCAGGTGTTCACGAATCGGGCGGACCGGGCGGAAGAAGGGGAGATCTGCTTCGTCGAGGGAGATCACATCGACCTGACTCCCTATGTCCGGGAAGCGGTTCTTCTTGAGATTCCCTACGCTCCTGTCTGCCGGGAGGAGTGCAGGGGTCTTTGTCCCGAGTGCGGCGCGGATCGGAACAGGGAGACCTGTTCGTGCCGCACCGAACGGATCGACCCCCGGCTTGCCGTCTTGAAGGAGCTTCAAATCCCCGAGGATTGA